The following proteins are encoded in a genomic region of Hemibagrus wyckioides isolate EC202008001 linkage group LG29, SWU_Hwy_1.0, whole genome shotgun sequence:
- the scpp5 gene encoding secretory calcium-binding phosphoprotein 5, with protein MSSAVFFFSFISAVTAAPLSTFYSFLPHYGNPMPSGPSNQAANDMFSPSHLQAGMTTPISMEILLPPRFTGAAGGQGAGAGTNSMFPGVPAHLQPGVNTPISIEILVIQSGNPKVVLWREIFSDFCLFFIPQGFIKYSLPKAPGRKSVEIYYPYNFGTGEVLPNVLPQIPNIFPFSYPPQTGPQQQPPRQAAPPPQANDQPFVFNYPQTGPQQQPPRVADPQQQIQQDPQVPAGQVPTQP; from the exons ATGTCGAGCGCCgtgttcttcttctccttcatctctgcGGTCACTGCTGCACCG ctctCCACATTCTACAGTTTCCTGCCGCATTATGGGAACCCGATGCCCTCAGGGCCGTCCAACCAG GCTGCGAACGACATGTTCTCACCATCACATCTCCAAGCAGGAATGACCACGCCCATCAGCATGGAGATT ttgcTTCCACCAAGATTCACAGGAGCTGCAGGAGGACAAGGAGCTGGAGCT GGGACGAACAGCATGTTTCCTGGTGTTCCAGCACATCTTCAGCCTGGAGTGAACACTCCTATCAGCATAGAG ATTCTCG TgatccaatctggcaacccaaaaGTTGTATTGTGGAGGGAGATTTTCTctgatttctgtttgttttttattcctcaGGGTTTTATTAAGTACTCTCTCCCCAAAGCTCCTGGTAGAAAGAGTGTAGAAATT tatTATCCCTACAACTTCGGAACAGGCGAG gtgTTGCCAAACGTGTTGCCACAAATCCCCAAC ATTTTCCCCTTCAGTTATCCACCACAGACCGGCCCTCAGCAGCAGCCACCCAGG CAGGCGGCTCCTCCTCCACAGGCCAATGATCAGCCCTTCGTCTTCAACTACCCACAGACCGGCCCCCAGCAGCAGCCCCCCAGG GTTGCTGATCCTCAACAGCAGATTCAACAGGACCCACAAGTCCCAGCAGGCCAG GTTCCTACACAGCCATAA